The DNA segment AAGCCCTTCGAACCCGAGGCCTTCTCCCGGGCCGCCCTGGCCCTGCTCAACGGGAGCCCTGTTGTAGGCTAAGAAAGGAGGCGACATGGCGACAGTGGCGGTGATCCTCGCGGCGGGACTGGGAACGCGGATGAAATCCCGGCTTCCCAAGGTGCTCCACCCCATCCTCGGCGATCCCTCCCTCCTGTGGGTCCTCCGCACCCTCCCGCCGGACCTCGGCGGCGCCGTGGTCGTGGTCCACCACGGCAAGGACCAGGTGCTGGCGGCCCTGGACGCCTGGTCGAAGGCCGGCCTTCTGCCCTGCCCCGTGACCGCCGTGGACCAGGGCGAGCCGCTTGGAACCGGCCACGCCCTCCAGGTTTGCATTCCCGAACTCGACCGCCTGGGCGCGTCCAAGGTGGCGATCCTGTGCGGCGACGTGCCCCTGACCTCCGCCGCCACGGTATTCCGCCTGTGCGCCGCCGAGGCGGTCCTCCTGGCCATGGACCTGCCGGCTCCCGGTTCCTATGGCCGGGTGCTTCAGCACGCGGACGGCCGCCTGGCGGGCGTGGTGGAAGCCAAGGACGCCACGCCGGAGCAACTCGCCGTGCGGCGGGTGAACGGCGGCGCCTACGCCCTGCCCTGGCCCGCCCTGAAGCGGGCCCTCCAGAACCTCACCAACGCCAACGCCCAAAAGGAGTACTACCTCACCGACGCGGTCGCCGCGGTCGCCGCGGAGCTGCCGGTGGCGGTGGAGATCTGCGATCCGGAGGAACTCGCCGGGATGAACTCACGCCTGGACCAAGCCGCGCTCCAGGCGGCGGCCCAGACTCGGATCCAGCGCCACTGGATGACCGAAGGCGTGACCTTCCTCCACCCCGACAGCACCTTCGTCGGACCGCGGGCCGCCTTGGGCCGGGACGTCGTTCTGGAACCCGGCGTCCGCCTGGAGGGCTCCGTCTCCGTGGGCGAGGGCTGCCGCATCGGCCAGGGCACCGTGATCCTCGATTCCACCCTCGACGACGGCGCGGAAGTCCGCCCCTACTGCGTTCTGGAGCACGCCCGCGTGGGCGCGGGCGCCAAGGTCGGCCCCTTCGCGCGCCTGCGGGAGGGCACGGAACTGGGCGAAGGCGTCCACATCGGGAATTTTGTGGAAACCAAGAAAGCCCGGCTCCAGCGGGGCGCCAAAGCCAACCATCTCGCCTACCTCGGCGACACCGAGATCGGCGAGGGCTCCAACATCGGCGCGGGCGTGATCACCTGCAACTACGACGGCGTGAACAAGCACCGCACCACCATCGGCCGGAACGTGTTCGTGGGATCCGACAGCCAGCTCGTCGCGCCATTGACCATCGGTGACGGCGCCCTGATCGGGGCGGGGAGCACCGTCACGCGGGACGTCCCGGCCGACGCCGTGGCCCTCAGCCGCACGCCCCAGACCCAGCGCGAAGGGGCCGCCTCCCGCCTCCGCGACCGCCAGAAGAAGCAGTCTCGGGTAAGCTAGCCCTTTGCGTCCCGGAGCCCCATGGTCTTGACCTTCTTCGACAAGATCGGCGCCCACGTCCTGGGTGCGCTCGAAGTGAGCGGGGATTTCACCGTCCTCGCCGGCCGGACCTTCGCGGCCATCTTCAGGCGTCCTTTCGACGGCAAGAACCTGATGCACCAGTTCCAGGCCCTGGGCGTGAATTCCCTCCCGGTGGTGATCCTCACCAGCGTGGCCGTGAGCATGGTCTTCGCGGTCCAGCTCGCCTTCGGATTCCGCCAGTTCCAGGCCGAGGGGCTGGCCTCCCAGGTGGAGGGCCTCGCCATCGTCCGCGAGCTGGGTCCCGTGATCACGGGCCTGATGCTGTCGGGCCGCATCGGCTCGGCCATGGCCGCGGAACTGGGCACCATGCAGGTGACGGAGCAGATCGACGCGCTGGAGTGCCTGGCCACGGATCCCATCCACTACCTTTTCGTGCCCCGCTTCCTGTCGGCCATCGTGATCGTCCCCCTGCTCACCGTGGTTTCCATCTACGTGGGCTTCTGGGGCGGCTACCTGATCCTGGTGGGCGTGGAAGGCCAGAGCGCCTACGTCTACAGCGGCGAGTTCTACAAGCTCCTCGCCTTCCGCGATCTCCGGATCGCGCTGATCAAGGCCCTGGTGTTCGGGATGATCATCGCCCTGGTGGGCTGCTGGAAGGGCTACCGCACCCGCGGCGGCGCCGAGGGCGTGGGTAACGCCCCCACCAGCAGCGTCGTCACGAGCTCGCTGTGGATCCTCGTTTCCGATTTCTTCCTCACCAAGCTCCTGCTGGTGTGACGACATGGCGCTGATCGACGTCGTCAACCTGTCCAAGGCCTTCGGGCCCAAGGTGGTGCTGTCCAATGTGAACCTGCAGGTCGAGGAAGGCGAGAGCCTCGTCGTCCTCGGCGGCTCCGGCACCGGCAAGACGGTGCTGCTGCGCAACATCATGGGCCTGCTCACTCCGGATTCCGGCCACGTGGCCATCGAGGGAAAGATCATCGCCCAGCTCAGCCGGAAGGAGCTGTTCGAGGTCCGGCAGAGCATCGGCATGTGCTTCCAGATGGCGGCCCTGTTCGATTCCATGACGGTCTTCGAGAACGTCGCCTTCGCCCTGCGCCGCCACACCACCATGACCGAGGCGGAAGTCACGGGCCGCGTGGAGGAATGCCTCACGCTGGTGGGGATGAAAGAGACCGAGAAGCTGAAGCCGGCGGAGCTTTCCGGCGGGATGAAGCGCCGGGTGGGGTTCGCCCGCGCCATCGCCCTCAAGCCCAAGATCCTGCTGTTCGACGAGCCCACCACCGGCCTGGACCCCGTGATGACCGACGTGATCGGCCGCGTGATCCTGGACCTCCAGCACGAACTGGGCGTCACCACCATCACCATCACCCACGACCTCAAGTCCGCGTTCGCAATCGCGGACCGGATCGCCCTGCTCTTCCGGGGAGAGTGCCTCGCCTGCGAGTCCCCCGAGGACTTCAAAGCCAATCCCCACCCCGTCATCCAGCAGTTCCTGCGCGGCGACGCGGACGGTCCTTTCCTCCAGGACCCTCCTCCCCCCAAGCGCAGCACCCAGGAGGCCCGCGCATGAAGCTCGAAACCAAGGTCGGCCTCTTCTTCACCGGCGCGGTCCTTCTCCTCGCCGTGCTCGTCTTCCGCACGGAGAAGCTGGAGATCGGGAGCAAGCGGAACCAGAGCGAGCGCATCACCTACTTCGACCAGGTGGCCGGACTGAACGTCCAGGGCGCCGTGCGCATCGCTGGCGTGAAGGTGGGCGACGTCCGCGCCATCACCCTGGAGAACGGCAAGGCCAAGGTGATGCTCGGTCTCGGCCCCGAAGTGCAGGTCTACGGCGACGCCGTGGTATCGCTGGGCTCCATCGGCATCCTGGGCGAGAAGTACGTGGACCTGGATCCGGGTCACAGCGCCAAGGGCACCCTACCCGAGGGTGCGCCCCTGCCCAGCAAAGCGGGCGTCAGCCTCGACAGCCTGATGGACACCCTGGCCGACATCGGCAAGAACGTGAAGGGCGTCACCCAGGCCCTGAACGAGTCCATCGGCGGCGAACAGGGCCGCCAGAAGATGGACGAGATCGTGGACAACATCCGCGTCCTGACCGCCGAATTCCGCAGCATGGCCCAGGAGAACCACGGCGCCATCAACAACACGATGGCCAATGTGGAGGCCATCAGCGTGGACCTGCGCGATCGCCTGCCGAAGCTGGCGCAGCAGTTCGAATCCGTCGGCCGGAACCTGAACGCCATGCTGGAGGAGAACCGCCCTGAGCTGAAGGGCGTGATGGGCGACGTGCGCAAGCTGGCCCAGAGCTTCCAGGGCACCGCCGACAACCTGAAGGTTCTCACCGACCGCATCAACAAGGGCGAGGGCACCATCGGCAAGCTGCTGAACGACGACACCACCGTGCGCAAGATCAACGAGGCCGTGGACAACGTGAACGGCCTGCTGGGCGGGTTCAACAAGATGGACCTGCGCCTCGACATGAGCGCCGCCCAGTGGGACAAGCGCAAGGACAGCCGCGTGGGCCTCGGAATCGAGATCGCGCCGCGCCCCGACTACTGGTATTCCCTGGGCCTCGCCTCCACGCCGGACGGCAAGCTGAGCGAGAGCACCCGCAGCATCACCCAGCTCGATCCCATCACCGGCCAGCCGATCACCGTCATCGACCGCACCCAGTCCGTGACCACCGACAAGAGCTTCACCCTGTCGGCGCAGTTCGCCAAGCGCCTGGGCGCCGCGGTCTTCTCCGCCGGCATCGTGGAGGGCAAGGGCGGCGCCGGGGTGGAGTTCCGAGCCCTGGACGACGACAAGCTCCGGTTGGGCCTCCTCGCCTACGACTTCAGCAAGCGGGACGACAAGCCCAATCCGCGCTACCGCTTCACCAGCAGCTACCAGTTCTGGAAGGGCGCCTACGTCCAGGCGGGCGTCCAGGACTTCGGCAACAAGGATCTCCGGACCCTCTTCTTCGGCGCCGGCCTTCGCTGGAAGGACGACGACCTCAAGAAGATGATCGGCTTGGTCGGAACCTCCAAGTGAAGGAACCCCGCGCCCTGCCTGCGCCGGCTCCCCTGCCGGCCGAGCGGGGCGGGCTCTTCCTGGCGGTGCGGCGGGGCCTTCCCCTGCTCGTATCGGCCGCCGCTTTCACCGGGGCGGCCCTCCACACCGAGGGCCGCGGCTGGTGGCTCCTCGCGGCCACGGCCGCCCTGGCGGCGGCGTGGCCCAGCTTTCTCCGCGGCGGAGCCTTTCTTCGGAACCGCACGGCGATCATGCGCCAGGACGCCCTGTGGGCGCACGCGGTCCGGCCTCTGGCCCGCTGGCTAGGCCTCGAGGACGCTTGGATCCTCGCCTTCTGCCGCCACAACAACGGTCGCGTCCGGGAGGCCTTCGCGGAGCGCAAGGCGCGCCGCGCCCTCATCCTCCTGCCCCACTGCATCCAGATGGCGCGGTGCAAGGCCGGCATCCTGGACGACCTTGCCGCCTGCTACGACTGCGGGCTGTGCCCCGTGGGCGACTACCTGAACGCGGTGCTCCTCCACCAGTGGGAGGGCCGGATCACCAACCGCAGCCACAAGGCCTACCGGGAAGCCCGCGAGTACCGGCCTGATCTCATTGTCGCCGTGAGCTGCACGGACCGCCTCCTCAAGGGGCTGACCAAACTGCCGGAGATCCCCTCCTACGTGATCCCCCTGTCCCTGCCCCACGGGATGTGCGTGGACACGGATTTCAGCGTGCCCCACCTCCTGGCGGCCATGGAGGCCCTGGTGGAGCCCCGCCGCCCCGGCGCCATCCAGGTTCTCCGCCACGAGGGCATCGCGTGACCGGGGAGGCCTCCCGCTTCCCCATCCGGACCTTCCTGCAGCGCCTCATCGGGGCCGAAGCCCTGGCCTACCTGCTGCATCTCCGCCCCCTGGAGTGGCCCATCATGACGGCCCACTTCCTCCTGGGAACGCTCCTCGCCGCGGGGTGGCCTCCATCCGTGGAACCGGCCCTGCTGGGCTGGCTGGTGTTCGTGGTCCTGCTCAACGGGGGCACCCTCGCCATCAACAGCGCCTTCGACCGGGACGAGGGCGACATCGGCTACCTCAAGGCGCCGCCCAAACCGCCGGCGCACCTGTTCGCCTTCGCGACGGTGCTCCTGGTGGCGTCGGCCCTGGGCGGCTTCCTCCTGCCCCGCGCCTTCGCCCTGCTCAACCTGGCCTGCGTGGCCATGAGCTGGCTCTATTCGGTCCCCCCGGCGCGGCTCAAGGCCCGTGCGGGCTGGGATCTTCTCATCAACTGCCTGGGCTTCGGCCTGTTCACACCGTTGGCGGGCTGGGCCCTGACGGGGCGCCCCTTCGCCGCGGGAATCCTGTGGGCCTCCCTCGGGTTCGCCCTGCTGTTCGCGTCGCTCTATCCCATGACCCAGATCTATCAGGTGGCTGAGGACACGGCCCGGGGGGACCGGACCCTGGTGATCCGGCTGGGCGTGGGCCACAGCCTCGTACTGGCGCTGGGCGCGGCCCTGGCCGCCCACGGGCTCTTCGCCTGCGCCGCCTTCAGCCGGAACCGGCATCCTGTGTTCCTCCTGCCCTCCCTCATCGCGTGGCTGGGCGTCCTACTCCCCTGGCTGGCCGGATGGCGCGAGTGGACCGACCGGCGCCACGAGACGGGCATGTACTGGGGCCTCGCGGCCTGGGCGGTGACGGACATCAGCCTGCTGATCCTCCTTTGGCCGTGAGGACTTGAGCAAAAGACCCCCGGATCCGATAGACTGGGAAGACGTGACGACAATCGGAATCTTCAAGGGAGCATCCATGGGTTTCAGCCGGGGGAAGGGGTTGCTGGGCGTTCTTCTGGCCACGGCGGGGCTCGCTTTGGGCGCCGCGTCGTCCCACATCCCGACCGCCCTGGCCCTGAAGTCGGCCTCTGCCCTCGTCCTCGATCAGACCACCGGCCAGGCGCTGCTGGAGAAGCAGCCCGGGGCCGTCCAGCCGATCGCCTCCCTCACCAAGCTGATGACCGCCATGGTCGTGCTGGACGCCCACCTGGACCCGCAGGAGACCCTCACCATCACCCGGGACGACATGGACATGCTGCGCCACAGCCGGTCCCGCCTGCCCGTGGGCACCCGCCTCCCCCGGGAGCAGGCCATTCTCCTGGCCCTCCTGGCCTCCGAGAACCGGGCGGCGCACGCCCTGGGCCGGACCTTCCCGGGCGGGCTGTCCGCCTTCGTGGGAGCCATGAACGCCAAGGCCCGTGAACTGGGGCTGGTGAGCGCCCGCTTCCAGGATCCCGCCGGCCTCTCCAGCGGGAACGTCGCCAACGCCCAGGATCTGGCCCGGATCGTGGAAGCCGCCTACCGCTATCCCGAGATCCGCGACTTCAGCACCCGCCCCGAGACCACCATCCGCTCCGGCCGCCAGAGCATCCAGTTCCCCAACACCAACGCCCTCGTCCGCAGCCCCAACTGGACCATCGGGCTGTCCAAGACCGGCTACATCCAGGAAGCGGGCCGCTGCCTCGCCATGCAGGCCATGCTCGCCAACCGGCCCGTCCTGATCATCCTGCTGGATTCCTGGGGCAAGTACACCCGCCTGGGCGACGCCAACCGCATCAAGCAGTGGCTGGAAGCCCGCCTCGCCAAGAACTGATCGGCCCGTGCTGACGCCCGGCATTCAACCGCCCTTCCCCCTCGACTGGGGATTCTCCACCCGCCTCGATTCTTCCGAGACGCTCCCCCCGCGGCGGCTGGACCAGGTCCATGGATGCGGCATCGTCGAAGCGTCCGATGCGGTCGTGGAAGGCGACGGGCTGTGGACCACGAAACCGGGGATCCGGATCGGCGTGCGCGTGGCGGACTGCGTCCCTGTGCTCCTGGCCGGCCCCCTGAACGACGGAACTCCCTGGGTGGCGGCGCTCCACGCGGGCTGGCGCGGCGCCACCGGCCATGGCCCTTCCCCGGCGGAAGGCATCCTGCGGCGGGGCGTGGCCTGGTTCCGCAACCTGGGCGGAGAACCCACCTCGCTCGTGTGGGCCTTCGGACCAGCGATCCTCGCCTGCCATTTCGAGGTGGGGGAAGAAGTCATCGGCGCCGCCCGCCAGGACCCCGCCTGGCAGGAGGAACTCCGGCATCCCGGCCCGGCGGGCAAGCCCCACCTGGATCTGCACGGCTTCCTCCGCGCCCAGGCTCTGGACCTTGGGCTGGATGCGGGAAAGGAAGGCAGCGTGGCCCTCTGCACCATGTGCCGCGCCGATCTGCTCCACTCCCATCGCCGCGGCGACACCGGCCGGCAGTGGGGCTGGATCGAGATCCGCTAACCTGGAAGCTGGCTCCGCCCTCGGCGGAACGCATTCGAGATCCACCCTGGGGAACGCCATGCTCAACATCACCGACATCCGCATCACCAAAGTCGAAGGCGACGACAAGCTCCGCGCCTTCGCCGCCCTCGTCCTGGAGGACTGCTTCCTCGTGGGCGACCTGCGCGTGGTGGAAGGCGAGGACGGCTACTTCGTCGCCATGCCCAGCCGCCGCAAGCGCGACGGCAGTTTCAAGGACATCGCCTATCCCCTGAACAACACCCTGCGCGAGCAGATCGAAGAGCAGGTCCTCCTGGCCTACGAGACCGCCACCGGCCACCGCGCCCTCAGCCGCATCGAGCGCGGCGAAGCCGCCCAGGTCCGTCCCGACCTGCTGGGCGTCGAGGAATTCGGCTTCACCTCCAAGCCCACCTCCTGAGGCCGAGAAGGGCCGGATATCCCACCGCCAAGAGGGCCTTGGGCCAGACGCGAACCCGCGCTATCCTTGCCTTTCCGCCTGGGGAGTAGCCAAGTGGTAAGGCAGCAGGTTTTGATCCTGCGTATCGAGGGTTCGAATCCTTCCTCCCCAACCACCAAGCGCCGGACGGTTCGTCCGGCGCTTTTTTTCTCAAATCTGCAGACATCGCGGCGGGCGAAAGCCTATCGCCGCCGCCAGAAGCGCTTTTTGAGTTCCTTCAGGATGAAATCGATCAATTCCTGGGCGAAGGAGCCGAAGCCCGGGATGGCTCCGGCGAGGCTGCTGAGGATGATTCCGCTCTTGTCCAGCACTTCGGCAAGCTCGTCCTGCCTTCCCGATGTCTGGAAGCTTTGAAGCGACGATTCGAAGGACGCCAGCTTGAAGTTCAATTGGGCTCCGATGAGCCCGGCATGTTCCATCTCCTCATACCTTTCGGGATCCTGAAGGTAGGGATGATCGGAGAGGCCGCGCAGGCGGCGGATGGCTTCTTCGATGGCCCGGGACAGGTCGGCGCGCAGGCGGGCCTCCACCAGGACGGCTCGGCATTGCTGGACGACCGCCAGAAGCCCGATCGTCTCTTCCAGAAAAAGCCGCAAGTCTCGGACCTGTTCCGGCATACACCACTCCTTGAACGGGGACGCCGGCAGGAAGGCCGGATCGGGTGGGCGCGGTACTGCGTCTTCCAGGGTGCAGGACAGGTTAGGTCCACCCGGACGGAAGAACCAGCCTGAATACGCCGTGCCTGGAGTAATCCGTCGCCGCTAGAGGGGGAACCTCAAGCCCTTGTTTCCTTTGACCTCCACGGTCTCGCTCTTGCTGCCGCGGGAGCCGCGAACCGTGACGGTGTGGCGGCCTTCGGTCACCTGGACGCTGCTGCCGTCGCTCTCGATTCCGGCGTCCTGGCCGTCCACCAGGACCTTGCCGGTGCCGGGGAAGGTCTCGACCGTGAGGGTGGCGAGGGCGGGAAGGGCCACGGAGACGACTTGGCCGGGAGAAACGCCCACGGTCCGGGCGTCCTTATAGAAGTGCGAGGGGCTGGCGAGTTCCAGCTTATGGGTTCCGGGAGGCAGCGGCAGCTTGGAACCGGGGCTCGCTTCGCCCAGATCCTTACCGTCCACCTTCACGCGAACGCTGAAGCTCCCGCTCAATTTGAGGGCGCCCGGCGCGGCGGGATCCAGAGCGGGTTCCTGACGGGTTTCGGCCGTAGTGGCTTCCTTCAGCTCGAAGACCCGCCCGCCGGGGACTTCCCCGGGCCCGAAATCCGAGGCGGCGCCCAGCTTTCCCTTGGTAAGGGTGAGGCGATGGGCCTGGGCTTGGTTCCAGCGCACCTTGAGGGGCGTCGCGCCCTCCAGGGGTTTTTCGTCGAGGACGATCGTGGCGCCGGAAGGGGTGGAGTCGATCAGTTCCTCGCTGACCACGGGCTGCAGGGCAAAGGCTGCGGGGGCATTCCCCGCCCTGAACGCGTAATCCACGGGTTTGTGGCCCTTCAGTTCCAAGCGCACCTTGTCGCCGGGGCGGAGCACTTGGCTCAGGGGGGTGACTCCCGCGGGTGCGCCGTTCACCAGGACCTGGGCGCCCGCGGGGAGCGAGTCGATCCGCAGCCGCCCGCCTTTGGGAGCGAACAGGAACCATCCGCCCGCGACCAGGACAGCGGCGCCCAGCCCCAGCCATAGCGGAGCGAGGCCGCGCCGGGCCGGACGCGCCATGATCACGGTCTCGTCGGCGGAGGGCGAGGTAATCTCGGGCAGCCGGGGCTCCCCGGTCCACTTCAGCAGCCGCAGGATCTCGTGACGGTCATCCTT comes from the Geothrix sp. 21YS21S-4 genome and includes:
- the glmU gene encoding bifunctional UDP-N-acetylglucosamine diphosphorylase/glucosamine-1-phosphate N-acetyltransferase GlmU, which gives rise to MATVAVILAAGLGTRMKSRLPKVLHPILGDPSLLWVLRTLPPDLGGAVVVVHHGKDQVLAALDAWSKAGLLPCPVTAVDQGEPLGTGHALQVCIPELDRLGASKVAILCGDVPLTSAATVFRLCAAEAVLLAMDLPAPGSYGRVLQHADGRLAGVVEAKDATPEQLAVRRVNGGAYALPWPALKRALQNLTNANAQKEYYLTDAVAAVAAELPVAVEICDPEELAGMNSRLDQAALQAAAQTRIQRHWMTEGVTFLHPDSTFVGPRAALGRDVVLEPGVRLEGSVSVGEGCRIGQGTVILDSTLDDGAEVRPYCVLEHARVGAGAKVGPFARLREGTELGEGVHIGNFVETKKARLQRGAKANHLAYLGDTEIGEGSNIGAGVITCNYDGVNKHRTTIGRNVFVGSDSQLVAPLTIGDGALIGAGSTVTRDVPADAVALSRTPQTQREGAASRLRDRQKKQSRVS
- a CDS encoding ABC transporter permease; this translates as MVLTFFDKIGAHVLGALEVSGDFTVLAGRTFAAIFRRPFDGKNLMHQFQALGVNSLPVVILTSVAVSMVFAVQLAFGFRQFQAEGLASQVEGLAIVRELGPVITGLMLSGRIGSAMAAELGTMQVTEQIDALECLATDPIHYLFVPRFLSAIVIVPLLTVVSIYVGFWGGYLILVGVEGQSAYVYSGEFYKLLAFRDLRIALIKALVFGMIIALVGCWKGYRTRGGAEGVGNAPTSSVVTSSLWILVSDFFLTKLLLV
- a CDS encoding ABC transporter ATP-binding protein gives rise to the protein MALIDVVNLSKAFGPKVVLSNVNLQVEEGESLVVLGGSGTGKTVLLRNIMGLLTPDSGHVAIEGKIIAQLSRKELFEVRQSIGMCFQMAALFDSMTVFENVAFALRRHTTMTEAEVTGRVEECLTLVGMKETEKLKPAELSGGMKRRVGFARAIALKPKILLFDEPTTGLDPVMTDVIGRVILDLQHELGVTTITITHDLKSAFAIADRIALLFRGECLACESPEDFKANPHPVIQQFLRGDADGPFLQDPPPPKRSTQEARA
- a CDS encoding MlaD family protein, translating into MKLETKVGLFFTGAVLLLAVLVFRTEKLEIGSKRNQSERITYFDQVAGLNVQGAVRIAGVKVGDVRAITLENGKAKVMLGLGPEVQVYGDAVVSLGSIGILGEKYVDLDPGHSAKGTLPEGAPLPSKAGVSLDSLMDTLADIGKNVKGVTQALNESIGGEQGRQKMDEIVDNIRVLTAEFRSMAQENHGAINNTMANVEAISVDLRDRLPKLAQQFESVGRNLNAMLEENRPELKGVMGDVRKLAQSFQGTADNLKVLTDRINKGEGTIGKLLNDDTTVRKINEAVDNVNGLLGGFNKMDLRLDMSAAQWDKRKDSRVGLGIEIAPRPDYWYSLGLASTPDGKLSESTRSITQLDPITGQPITVIDRTQSVTTDKSFTLSAQFAKRLGAAVFSAGIVEGKGGAGVEFRALDDDKLRLGLLAYDFSKRDDKPNPRYRFTSSYQFWKGAYVQAGVQDFGNKDLRTLFFGAGLRWKDDDLKKMIGLVGTSK
- a CDS encoding DUF116 domain-containing protein, with translation MKEPRALPAPAPLPAERGGLFLAVRRGLPLLVSAAAFTGAALHTEGRGWWLLAATAALAAAWPSFLRGGAFLRNRTAIMRQDALWAHAVRPLARWLGLEDAWILAFCRHNNGRVREAFAERKARRALILLPHCIQMARCKAGILDDLAACYDCGLCPVGDYLNAVLLHQWEGRITNRSHKAYREAREYRPDLIVAVSCTDRLLKGLTKLPEIPSYVIPLSLPHGMCVDTDFSVPHLLAAMEALVEPRRPGAIQVLRHEGIA
- a CDS encoding UbiA family prenyltransferase, translated to MTGEASRFPIRTFLQRLIGAEALAYLLHLRPLEWPIMTAHFLLGTLLAAGWPPSVEPALLGWLVFVVLLNGGTLAINSAFDRDEGDIGYLKAPPKPPAHLFAFATVLLVASALGGFLLPRAFALLNLACVAMSWLYSVPPARLKARAGWDLLINCLGFGLFTPLAGWALTGRPFAAGILWASLGFALLFASLYPMTQIYQVAEDTARGDRTLVIRLGVGHSLVLALGAALAAHGLFACAAFSRNRHPVFLLPSLIAWLGVLLPWLAGWREWTDRRHETGMYWGLAAWAVTDISLLILLWP
- a CDS encoding serine hydrolase, translating into MGFSRGKGLLGVLLATAGLALGAASSHIPTALALKSASALVLDQTTGQALLEKQPGAVQPIASLTKLMTAMVVLDAHLDPQETLTITRDDMDMLRHSRSRLPVGTRLPREQAILLALLASENRAAHALGRTFPGGLSAFVGAMNAKARELGLVSARFQDPAGLSSGNVANAQDLARIVEAAYRYPEIRDFSTRPETTIRSGRQSIQFPNTNALVRSPNWTIGLSKTGYIQEAGRCLAMQAMLANRPVLIILLDSWGKYTRLGDANRIKQWLEARLAKN
- a CDS encoding polyphenol oxidase family protein, which codes for MLTPGIQPPFPLDWGFSTRLDSSETLPPRRLDQVHGCGIVEASDAVVEGDGLWTTKPGIRIGVRVADCVPVLLAGPLNDGTPWVAALHAGWRGATGHGPSPAEGILRRGVAWFRNLGGEPTSLVWAFGPAILACHFEVGEEVIGAARQDPAWQEELRHPGPAGKPHLDLHGFLRAQALDLGLDAGKEGSVALCTMCRADLLHSHRRGDTGRQWGWIEIR
- a CDS encoding SpoVG family protein; the protein is MLNITDIRITKVEGDDKLRAFAALVLEDCFLVGDLRVVEGEDGYFVAMPSRRKRDGSFKDIAYPLNNTLREQIEEQVLLAYETATGHRALSRIERGEAAQVRPDLLGVEEFGFTSKPTS
- a CDS encoding serine/threonine-protein kinase, whose amino-acid sequence is MGDLDHQNLPQAIGRYQVLRLLGSGAMGSVVLAEDPRIKRKVAIKLVRLDSVRTEADRHEYLLRFQREAEVSGLLNHPGIVAIYDVGEEEGLGPFLAMEFVPGHPLDELIKGAAPLPLKERLRIAIGIAEALDHAHAMGVVHRDVKPGNVMVADDGRTKLMDFGIAKREDASLTQTGTFLGTPSYASPEQIREGRVDSRSDIFSFGVLVFELMSGQSPFPGTSINTILYRIVNEPPVEVQPPVLGVLPDGWRRVFDRVLAKRPEERPPTCTAFIRDLVDAVVDLGKDDRHEILRLLKWTGEPRLPEITSPSADETVIMARPARRGLAPLWLGLGAAVLVAGGWFLFAPKGGRLRIDSLPAGAQVLVNGAPAGVTPLSQVLRPGDKVRLELKGHKPVDYAFRAGNAPAAFALQPVVSEELIDSTPSGATIVLDEKPLEGATPLKVRWNQAQAHRLTLTKGKLGAASDFGPGEVPGGRVFELKEATTAETRQEPALDPAAPGALKLSGSFSVRVKVDGKDLGEASPGSKLPLPPGTHKLELASPSHFYKDARTVGVSPGQVVSVALPALATLTVETFPGTGKVLVDGQDAGIESDGSSVQVTEGRHTVTVRGSRGSKSETVEVKGNKGLRFPL